Proteins encoded in a region of the Phoenix dactylifera cultivar Barhee BC4 chromosome 3, palm_55x_up_171113_PBpolish2nd_filt_p, whole genome shotgun sequence genome:
- the LOC103709505 gene encoding omega-3 fatty acid desaturase, chloroplastic, whose translation MMASSVLSECCGIRPLPAYFSRPKSRLQPPRRSLPCPAVRGMDFRRQICLGGRAPQRDWALRVSAPLRVATVEEEREGGEVSGKRVNGCEGEEPEFDPGMPPPFGLAEIRAAIPKHCWVKDSWKSMSYVVRDVVAVFGLAAAAAYLNNWMVWPLYWAAQGTMFWALFVLGHDCGHGSFSSNPKLNSVVGHLLHSSILVPYHGWRISHRTHHQNHGHVENDESWHPIPEKLYRSLDSATRILRFTLPFPMLAYPLYLWTRSPGKKGSHFHPGSDLFLPNERKDVITSTACWSAMLVALAGLTWKFGLVPMIKLYGIPYWIFVMWLDFVTYLHHHGHDEKLPWYRGKAWSYLRGGLTTLDRDYGWINNIHHDIGTHVIHHLFPQIPHYHLVEATEAARPVLGKYYREPEKSGPFPFHLFGVLAKSLRDNRYVGDTGDVVYYQNDSQMNSFSQKNSD comes from the exons ATGATGGCGAGTTCGGTTCTATCTGAATGCTGTGGTATAAGACCGCTGCCGGCGTATTTCTCCCGGCCCAAATCCAGGCTCCAGCCGCCGCGGAGGAGCCTACCCTGTCCGGCCGTGCGCGGCATGGATTTCCGCCGCCAGATCTGCCTCGGAGGCCGGGCGCCCCAACGGGACTGGGCGCTGAGGGTGAGCGCGCCGCTGAGGGTGGCGAcggtggaggaggagagggaaggaGGGGAGGTTAGCGGGAAACGGGTGAATGGGTGTGAGGGAGAGGAGCCGGAGTTCGACCCGGGGATGCCGCCGCCGTTTGGGCTGGCGGAGATCCGGGCCGCCATCCCCAAGCACTGCTGGGTGAAGGATTCATGGAAATCTATGAGTTACGTCGTCCGAGATGTGGTCGCCGTGTTCGGGCTCGCGGCCGCCGCCGCCTACCTCAACAACTGGATGGTGTGGCCGCTCTACTGGGCGGCTCAGGGCACCATGTTCTGGGCTCTCTTCGTTCTCGGCCACGATTG TGGGCATGGAAGCTTTTCAAGCAATCCGAAGCTGAACAGCGTGGTTGGGCATTTGCTCCATTCCTCCATTCTCGTGCCTTACCATGGCTG GAGGATTAGTCACAGGACTCATCACCAGAACCATGGGCACGTCGAGAATGACGAGTCGTGGCATCCT ATACCAGAGAAGTTATATAGAAGTCTGGATTCTGCAACTCGGATTTTGCGGTTCACATTGCCTTTCCCAATGCTTGCATACCCCTTGTACCTG TGGACAAGGAGTCCAGGGAAGAAAGGTTCACACTTCCATCCGGGTAGCGATCTATTTCTTCCAAATGAGAGGAAGGATGTGATAACGTCGACGGCGTGCTGGTCAGCAATGCTGGTGGCGCTTGCAGGATTAACATGGAAATTTGGCCTTGTTCCAATGATAAAGCTGTATGGAATTCCCTACTGG ATATTTGTCATGTGGTTGGATTTTGTGACATACTTGCATCATCATGGGCATGATGAGAAACTTCCTTGGTATCGCGGAAAG GCGTGGAGTTATCTGCGCGGAGGGCTGACAACATTAGATCGGGATTATGGATGGATCAATAACATCCACCATGATATTGGGACTCATGTGATACATCACCTCTTCCCACAGATACCACATTACCATTTAGTAGAAGCT ACTGAGGCAGCGAGGCCGGTGCTTGGAAAGTACTACAGGGAACCTGAGAAATCTGGTCCTTTTCCATTTCACCTATTTGGTGTCCTTGCGAAGAGCTTGAGAGACAATCGCTACGTTGGGGATACTGGAGATGTCGTGTACTATCAGAATGATAGTCAAATGAATAGTTTTTCACAGAAGAACTCAGATTGA